In Anthonomus grandis grandis chromosome 5, icAntGran1.3, whole genome shotgun sequence, the following are encoded in one genomic region:
- the LOC126736099 gene encoding innexin inx7-like isoform X1 — MNGNIKKSQRPRWKEPPANMLKSFEGIAPFVKKLAAQTYSIDNWVFKLHYRITFTIFMVSTILVCSRQYIGEHIHCMTDKGSIPPHVMNTFCFFTSTFTMVKDLNAEHLDDEFIPHPGVGPMGVNSKEEVKRHAYYQWVPFVLFGQGIMFVITHQLWKKLEGGRIKYLVDGLQLAAFSLQDKNIKVSNRCIPTKQERDEKIKTIRKAFIERIYISGSWSINLMICEALNLLNVICQIYITNTFLNGQFLHLGADVVNQGLESSVDPLDEVFPKVTKCTFQKYGPSGTIQNHDALCVMALNVVNDKIYTFLWFWYILLFICTALGLIWRFVTILLHARSKLFNKIVFAYSCPGKISPWDVLTVSKYCSYTDWLFLKYLAKNLDGLVFREIIISLAEELEGEHIEPAKQSLLSSNASTAEDSDYKIEYKTD; from the exons atg AAtggaaacataaaaaaatcacaacgACCTCGATGGaag GAGCCTCCCGCAAACATGCTGAAGTCATTTGAAGGGATCGCGccttttgtaaaaaagttaGCCGCTCAAACTTACTCAATTGATAATTGGGTTTTCAAACTTCACTATCGGATTACCTTCACAATTTTTATGGTGTCTACCATCTTAGTCTGCTCAAGACAATATATTGGAGAACATATACATTGTATGACTGATAAGGGATCAATTCCTCCACATGTAATGaatactttctgtttttttacatCAACCTTTACTATG GTAAAAGACCTAAATGCAGAACACTTAGATGATGAATTTATACCTCATCCAGGTGTTGGTCCCATGGGAGTCAATTCCAAAGAGGAAGTAAAACGCCATGCCTACTATCAATGGGTGCCATTCGTTTTATTTGGTCAGGGAATTATGTTTGTTATTACGCATCAACTATGGAAAAAACTCGAAG GTGGACGGATTAAGTACTTGGTAGATGGATTACAACTCGCGGCATTTTCATTGCAAGATAAAAACATCAAGGTGTCAAATAGATGTATACCAACTAAACAGGAAAG GGATGAAAAAATAAAGACGATTCGAAAAGCTTTCATCGAGAGGATTTACATAAGCGGCTCTTGGTCCATTAATCTTATGATTTGTGAAGCTTTGAATCTGCTAAATGTCATTTGTCAAATCTACATCACTAACACATTCCTAAATGGTCAGTTTTTACATTTAGGTGCGGATGTGGTTAATCAGGGATTAGAATCCAGCGTTGACCCATTAGATGAAGTGTTTCCTAAG gtaacCAAATGTACCTTTCAAAAGTATGGTCCTTCCGGTACTATCCAGAACCACGATGCATTATGCGTGATGGCTCTTAATGTggtaaatgataaaatatatactttCCTATGGTTTTGGTAcatacttttattcatttgcaCTGCTTTAGGATTAATATggag atttgtaaCAATTCTGCTGCATGCCAGAAGTAAACTATTCAACAAGATAGTGTTTGCCTACAGTTGTCCAGGTAAAATTAGTCCTTGGGATGTCTTGACAGTTTCGAAATACTGTAGTTATACGGActggttatttttaaaatatttggcaaaaaaCCTGGATGGTTTGGTGTTTAGAGAAATAATTATCAGTTTGGCGGAAGAACTGGAAGGTGAGCATATTGAACCTGCTAAACAATCATTACTAAGTAGTAATGCATCCACTGCCGAAGATAGCGActataaaattgaatataaGACTGACTAG
- the LOC126736099 gene encoding innexin inx7-like isoform X2, whose translation MEPPANMLKSFEGIAPFVKKLAAQTYSIDNWVFKLHYRITFTIFMVSTILVCSRQYIGEHIHCMTDKGSIPPHVMNTFCFFTSTFTMVKDLNAEHLDDEFIPHPGVGPMGVNSKEEVKRHAYYQWVPFVLFGQGIMFVITHQLWKKLEGGRIKYLVDGLQLAAFSLQDKNIKVSNRCIPTKQERDEKIKTIRKAFIERIYISGSWSINLMICEALNLLNVICQIYITNTFLNGQFLHLGADVVNQGLESSVDPLDEVFPKVTKCTFQKYGPSGTIQNHDALCVMALNVVNDKIYTFLWFWYILLFICTALGLIWRFVTILLHARSKLFNKIVFAYSCPGKISPWDVLTVSKYCSYTDWLFLKYLAKNLDGLVFREIIISLAEELEGEHIEPAKQSLLSSNASTAEDSDYKIEYKTD comes from the exons atg GAGCCTCCCGCAAACATGCTGAAGTCATTTGAAGGGATCGCGccttttgtaaaaaagttaGCCGCTCAAACTTACTCAATTGATAATTGGGTTTTCAAACTTCACTATCGGATTACCTTCACAATTTTTATGGTGTCTACCATCTTAGTCTGCTCAAGACAATATATTGGAGAACATATACATTGTATGACTGATAAGGGATCAATTCCTCCACATGTAATGaatactttctgtttttttacatCAACCTTTACTATG GTAAAAGACCTAAATGCAGAACACTTAGATGATGAATTTATACCTCATCCAGGTGTTGGTCCCATGGGAGTCAATTCCAAAGAGGAAGTAAAACGCCATGCCTACTATCAATGGGTGCCATTCGTTTTATTTGGTCAGGGAATTATGTTTGTTATTACGCATCAACTATGGAAAAAACTCGAAG GTGGACGGATTAAGTACTTGGTAGATGGATTACAACTCGCGGCATTTTCATTGCAAGATAAAAACATCAAGGTGTCAAATAGATGTATACCAACTAAACAGGAAAG GGATGAAAAAATAAAGACGATTCGAAAAGCTTTCATCGAGAGGATTTACATAAGCGGCTCTTGGTCCATTAATCTTATGATTTGTGAAGCTTTGAATCTGCTAAATGTCATTTGTCAAATCTACATCACTAACACATTCCTAAATGGTCAGTTTTTACATTTAGGTGCGGATGTGGTTAATCAGGGATTAGAATCCAGCGTTGACCCATTAGATGAAGTGTTTCCTAAG gtaacCAAATGTACCTTTCAAAAGTATGGTCCTTCCGGTACTATCCAGAACCACGATGCATTATGCGTGATGGCTCTTAATGTggtaaatgataaaatatatactttCCTATGGTTTTGGTAcatacttttattcatttgcaCTGCTTTAGGATTAATATggag atttgtaaCAATTCTGCTGCATGCCAGAAGTAAACTATTCAACAAGATAGTGTTTGCCTACAGTTGTCCAGGTAAAATTAGTCCTTGGGATGTCTTGACAGTTTCGAAATACTGTAGTTATACGGActggttatttttaaaatatttggcaaaaaaCCTGGATGGTTTGGTGTTTAGAGAAATAATTATCAGTTTGGCGGAAGAACTGGAAGGTGAGCATATTGAACCTGCTAAACAATCATTACTAAGTAGTAATGCATCCACTGCCGAAGATAGCGActataaaattgaatataaGACTGACTAG
- the LOC126736099 gene encoding innexin inx7-like isoform X3 yields the protein MLKSFEGIAPFVKKLAAQTYSIDNWVFKLHYRITFTIFMVSTILVCSRQYIGEHIHCMTDKGSIPPHVMNTFCFFTSTFTMVKDLNAEHLDDEFIPHPGVGPMGVNSKEEVKRHAYYQWVPFVLFGQGIMFVITHQLWKKLEGGRIKYLVDGLQLAAFSLQDKNIKVSNRCIPTKQERDEKIKTIRKAFIERIYISGSWSINLMICEALNLLNVICQIYITNTFLNGQFLHLGADVVNQGLESSVDPLDEVFPKVTKCTFQKYGPSGTIQNHDALCVMALNVVNDKIYTFLWFWYILLFICTALGLIWRFVTILLHARSKLFNKIVFAYSCPGKISPWDVLTVSKYCSYTDWLFLKYLAKNLDGLVFREIIISLAEELEGEHIEPAKQSLLSSNASTAEDSDYKIEYKTD from the exons ATGCTGAAGTCATTTGAAGGGATCGCGccttttgtaaaaaagttaGCCGCTCAAACTTACTCAATTGATAATTGGGTTTTCAAACTTCACTATCGGATTACCTTCACAATTTTTATGGTGTCTACCATCTTAGTCTGCTCAAGACAATATATTGGAGAACATATACATTGTATGACTGATAAGGGATCAATTCCTCCACATGTAATGaatactttctgtttttttacatCAACCTTTACTATG GTAAAAGACCTAAATGCAGAACACTTAGATGATGAATTTATACCTCATCCAGGTGTTGGTCCCATGGGAGTCAATTCCAAAGAGGAAGTAAAACGCCATGCCTACTATCAATGGGTGCCATTCGTTTTATTTGGTCAGGGAATTATGTTTGTTATTACGCATCAACTATGGAAAAAACTCGAAG GTGGACGGATTAAGTACTTGGTAGATGGATTACAACTCGCGGCATTTTCATTGCAAGATAAAAACATCAAGGTGTCAAATAGATGTATACCAACTAAACAGGAAAG GGATGAAAAAATAAAGACGATTCGAAAAGCTTTCATCGAGAGGATTTACATAAGCGGCTCTTGGTCCATTAATCTTATGATTTGTGAAGCTTTGAATCTGCTAAATGTCATTTGTCAAATCTACATCACTAACACATTCCTAAATGGTCAGTTTTTACATTTAGGTGCGGATGTGGTTAATCAGGGATTAGAATCCAGCGTTGACCCATTAGATGAAGTGTTTCCTAAG gtaacCAAATGTACCTTTCAAAAGTATGGTCCTTCCGGTACTATCCAGAACCACGATGCATTATGCGTGATGGCTCTTAATGTggtaaatgataaaatatatactttCCTATGGTTTTGGTAcatacttttattcatttgcaCTGCTTTAGGATTAATATggag atttgtaaCAATTCTGCTGCATGCCAGAAGTAAACTATTCAACAAGATAGTGTTTGCCTACAGTTGTCCAGGTAAAATTAGTCCTTGGGATGTCTTGACAGTTTCGAAATACTGTAGTTATACGGActggttatttttaaaatatttggcaaaaaaCCTGGATGGTTTGGTGTTTAGAGAAATAATTATCAGTTTGGCGGAAGAACTGGAAGGTGAGCATATTGAACCTGCTAAACAATCATTACTAAGTAGTAATGCATCCACTGCCGAAGATAGCGActataaaattgaatataaGACTGACTAG